TGCGTGTAGGAAAACAAAGATGAGTGAGCCGGTTTGGGTTGGTTGAATCCAAAACTCAACCGTGGCTGTTCCCCCATAATCTTGAAACCAGAGGTCAAATTGGATCACGGATTGCTGCCAGGTGTTGACAGTTTTGGTTTGAAAGGTGGCATTATTGGAAAAGGATTTGGCAACGGATAAAGCTTTTGTCGAGCATAGGGTTTGGAGTTCAGTGGGGTTTAATTTGGAATTGAAGACCTTGAGCTGGACATCCCCATAACTCCCCCCATTCCAACCCCAACCCTCGCCGCCAAGTTGACCAATACAATCAGCAATTGGAAGAACCGAATTGACAACTTTTGAGTACTCACTATCCCATTCGCCAATCGCATTTTGTGTGGCATAGATCTCAGCTCGGGAGAGGTGAAAATTGTTCTGAAATTTATTGTGCCAATCAGCCCACAATGAAGGAATTAAAAATCTCTCACCCGTAGGTAGAATTTGGACCTGACGGCCTGACACAGTCAGTCTGGCATTATTATTCCAGTGTGGTGAAAAATGGTTGAGCCAGAATGTATTCAGGGATATTCCAAGCACACAAGAAACAACCAAAATTAAACTACCAAGTAGCCAGTTCTTTATTTTTTTCATCAGAATTCTCCACGGAAAAATTGCAATTTGAACTTGTTAGACCCTGACAATTGAAGGAAGTTCCATTGCAAAAGGAAAACAAGTTGAAAATTGAGGTTTATGGGAGAATAAAAGTCAGCCGTCTTGTTTGATCCAGCCACTGATCCTGGCGATCCATAACTGCCAAAACCGGGATTTTCCTGGAAATAAACCGGTTATTCCATAATTCAACACGGTCATCTGAATTTATACTCTGCTTATCTTGATTTTGATACTCTGCAAAATCGCCCTGTTTTTCCTTTCAGCCGAAATCATCCTTCTCTGTATCGCCTGGTGATCAAATGAGTACCTTCTTTTTTCATAAAGCCTTCTTCCGCCTGCTATCTGGGATTGTGAGCCTGATGGCGATGCTTTGTTTTTCGATTGAAGCTTCAGCACAAAGTGTCGTGATCAACTCGGTGAATCCCAGTCAAGTGAATGTTGGTCAGGTCCCGGCCAAAGTCGTCATCAAAGGGACCGGGTTTACACCTCAATCAACCGTCTTTTTCAACGACGTTCAGGTCACGGCGAAAGTGAAGAAATCCGGTAAAAAAATTGTTGTGACCCAGCTTCCAGCCGAACTGTTTCAGGTTGTGGGTGCGATTCAGGTGAGGGTGATTCCACCAAGCGGGGCTCCGTCAAATACTTTTATGCTGGCGGTTGGGAGTTTGAACAGAATTCAGGTTGCCCAACCCGGAGGATTTTCCCTGGCGGTTGGTGAACAATTTGCAATTCAAGCTCAGGTCCTTGACCAGCTTGGAAATCCCGTTCCGGGTGCTCAAATCACATACGCAAGTTTGAATCCAGAGAAAGCCACTGTTGATGCCACGGGTGTGGTACGTGGTCTGGCCAATGGCGTTGGTACTATTCGACTTACATCGGGTGATGCGTTTCTGAATTTGATTTTCACGGTGACCGAAGTGGCCTCAATTCCGTCAGGGATTGTGGGTGATGGGGATCTCAAGGTAGATGCCAATAATCAGGTATATGCCACTGATTTGCGCAACCACGTGGTCAAAAGTGCTGCCGTTGGCGAACCACTCCGAAATTATGCCGGTTCATTTGGAAATCCGGGGAATGTTGATGGGCCACTGAGCTCTTCCAAATTTAATGGTCCGCTGGGGCTTGGGTTAGGCAAGGATCGTCAAATCTTTCTGGTTGATACCGCCAATCGAAAAATTCGGAGATTCAGTCCTGCGACGGGTCAGGTTGAAACATTGCTCGACCAGGAAAGTGCCCGAACGCTTGGTGGCGTTGAGACCTGGGGACCACGAGGTGTGGTGCAAACTCCAGACGGATTGCTCTACATCACCGATGCCGACAACCATGTCGTTTGGAAAGCTCAAATTGATGGCACCAAAAGTCTCTCGGTGATTGCCGGCGGGGTCGGTGTGGCCGGGTTGGTGGATGGTCCCGGAAATTCCGCCCGGTTTAATGGCCCTCAGGATCTGGTAACCGGCACGACTCCAACGGTGCTGGTGGTTTCCGACCGGGGCAATAAGGTGGTGCGGCTGGTCACGTTGCCGGCTGGGGAAGTGCTGACAGTGGGGGCCATTCCCGCAGCCCGGCAATCCAACACTACTCTCGATCCACAACAGAACCCAACTGGGGTGTCATTTTCAGATCCAAGCGGCCTGGATGTTGACCTGCAGGGAAACATCTATGTGGCTGATGGAAACACGGTAAAAATTGTAGGTTCACAAGGTCAAAATTTTGCCGTGGCTGAGCTGGCACAAACCGGGACGTTTCAAAATGCCGTGGCGATTGCGATTTCTGGCACGACCGCCTATGTGCTCGATGCGGGTCGCCAACAGGTGATTCGAGTTGGATTTCAAGGAACCCCAACCATTACATCAATTACCCCTTCTCAAGTGAAGCTTGGCGAAAATACGGAAGTAAAAATCCAGGGGACGAATTTTTTACCGGAAACCCAGGTGGTGATCGATGGCATTCCCGCGCGCGAAGTCGAGGTTGAAAGTGCGACCGAGATCGAATTTCGGCTTCCACCGATCAGCCAGGCCGGCACCTATCCGGTGGTCGTCAGCCATCGTGGTGGACGGGTTGAAAGCACGATTACCATTGGTGAAGCGCCATCCTTTGGAATTTCTGCTTCACCTGAGGAAGTCGAACTGGTAGCTGGAATGACCGCCCAGGTCACAATCAACCTCCAGCGTCGAAATTTCACCGGCCCGATTACGCTTCAGCTTGACCGGCAGTTACTCGTTGGGGTTGCGGCTACATTTTCACCAAATATTGTGACCGGAAACAGCGCCACCATGACCCTTTCGGCGCTTCCAGGGATTATTCCGGGTGAATTCAAGTTCCGGGTTCTGGGCACAGCGCCAGGACTGGTGGCGTCAACTGAGATTGAAGTGAAAATTCGACCGGCCCAGCCTGGGCAGGTTCAACTTTCTGCTTCGCCTGTTACCCAAACCCTTCGTGCCGGTGAACGAACCCAATTTACCATTTTCTTGAATCGAGATAATTTCGCCGGTGAAGTTGAACTTGAAGTCGAAAACGAGCCCGATGGAATTGATGCGCGGATCCAACCAGAAAAAGTAACCGGCACCACCGCAACGCTCGAAGTTGAAACCAGCAATGACCTGTCCCCAGGTGCCTACACGCTCCTGATCAAAGGTGAAGCCGATGGGGCAGCCATCTTCCCAACTCGTGTCCAGGTCATCATTGAAAATTCAATCACTGCGGGAACGGTTCTTTTGTCGGCTTCGCCGGTTTCTCAGGCTGTCCAGCCAGGTGGGGTGGTGAGCTATGACATTTTTATCAACCGAACGAACTATAGCGGCGAAGTGCGGTTGTCGGTGAGCGGGTTGCCTTCTGGCATCGAAGCTGAGTTTGGTGATGACAGTCCCGACGGGAACCAGACTCCATTGCGACTCACCACCTTGAGAAGTGTGTCGCCAGGTGCCTATGTCTTGACGGTTGAAGGAGATGCCGGCGATGCCTTTGTTCAGCCGACCCAGATCGAATTGATCGTTGAAAGCGAGGGCAGCGGCGATAGTTCAGTTAGTCTTTCAGCGTCACCGACCACACAGACAATTCAACGTAGCGGAGAAGGTCAGTATATAATCTTTCTGAATCGGAATGGATATTTTGGTGAAGTGAATCTTTCGGTTACAGGTGCACCGACTGGAGTCGAGGCTGAACTAGATCCCGATAGCGTGTTTGGGGACCAAACCACACTCTTTGTGAGCGCCGAATCTGAGGCGGCCCCTGGAACCTACGTCTTAACCATTGCTGGAGCTTCAAATCGAGTCCAGATTGACCCAATTCAAGTTATGTTGATTGTGGAAGGCAGCGGCGGTGGTTCAAACGGTTCAGTTCGGATTTCAGCTTCACCCGTGCTGCAATCAATTCAACCCGGAGATGACACCACGTACACCCTCTTTTTGACCCGCACCAATTTTGATGGCGAAGTGGATGTGACTGTAACCGGAGCCCCATTTGGAGTTGAGGCCGAAGCCGACCCGGATAGTGTCGAGGGCGATGTCACTCAACTGATTGTGACCAGTGACAATAGTGTGGCGCCGGGAACTTATACTTTGCACATTGAAGGTGCTGCCAGTGGTGCCACGGTGATCGGAACACAGGTTCAACTGGTGATCGGAAACGGGGGCGGTGGAACTGGTGGAACTGTTACTCTTTCAGCTTCCCCAACCAGTCAAACCATTCGACCAGGGGAAGATACCAGTTACACGATCTTTTTGAGCCGGGTGAGCTACACTGGGGAAGTTAATCTCACTGTGACTGGTGCGCCATTTGGGGTCGAAGTTGAGGCAAACCCTGACAGTGTAATTGGAAATTCAACCACTCTGGTGGTGACCAGCGAAGCAAGTGCGGCACCCGGAACCTATTCACTTCGCATTACTGGAACGGCCAATGGTGCCACTGTCATTGCCACGCAGGTTCAGTTGATCATTGACAACGGTGGCGGTGGTTCGGGCGGAACGGTGACACTTTCGGCTTCACCAAGCAGCCAAACGATTGCGCCTGGAGATGATACCAGTTACACGATCTTTTTGAATCGCAATAACTTTTCAGGTGAGGTCAACCTGACGGTCACTGGTGCGCCATTTGGGGTTGAAGCTGAAGCCGACCCCGATAGTGTGTTTGGGAATTCAACCACGTTGAATGTGTTTACC
Above is a genomic segment from Acidobacteriota bacterium containing:
- a CDS encoding IPT/TIG domain-containing protein, which codes for MSTFFFHKAFFRLLSGIVSLMAMLCFSIEASAQSVVINSVNPSQVNVGQVPAKVVIKGTGFTPQSTVFFNDVQVTAKVKKSGKKIVVTQLPAELFQVVGAIQVRVIPPSGAPSNTFMLAVGSLNRIQVAQPGGFSLAVGEQFAIQAQVLDQLGNPVPGAQITYASLNPEKATVDATGVVRGLANGVGTIRLTSGDAFLNLIFTVTEVASIPSGIVGDGDLKVDANNQVYATDLRNHVVKSAAVGEPLRNYAGSFGNPGNVDGPLSSSKFNGPLGLGLGKDRQIFLVDTANRKIRRFSPATGQVETLLDQESARTLGGVETWGPRGVVQTPDGLLYITDADNHVVWKAQIDGTKSLSVIAGGVGVAGLVDGPGNSARFNGPQDLVTGTTPTVLVVSDRGNKVVRLVTLPAGEVLTVGAIPAARQSNTTLDPQQNPTGVSFSDPSGLDVDLQGNIYVADGNTVKIVGSQGQNFAVAELAQTGTFQNAVAIAISGTTAYVLDAGRQQVIRVGFQGTPTITSITPSQVKLGENTEVKIQGTNFLPETQVVIDGIPAREVEVESATEIEFRLPPISQAGTYPVVVSHRGGRVESTITIGEAPSFGISASPEEVELVAGMTAQVTINLQRRNFTGPITLQLDRQLLVGVAATFSPNIVTGNSATMTLSALPGIIPGEFKFRVLGTAPGLVASTEIEVKIRPAQPGQVQLSASPVTQTLRAGERTQFTIFLNRDNFAGEVELEVENEPDGIDARIQPEKVTGTTATLEVETSNDLSPGAYTLLIKGEADGAAIFPTRVQVIIENSITAGTVLLSASPVSQAVQPGGVVSYDIFINRTNYSGEVRLSVSGLPSGIEAEFGDDSPDGNQTPLRLTTLRSVSPGAYVLTVEGDAGDAFVQPTQIELIVESEGSGDSSVSLSASPTTQTIQRSGEGQYIIFLNRNGYFGEVNLSVTGAPTGVEAELDPDSVFGDQTTLFVSAESEAAPGTYVLTIAGASNRVQIDPIQVMLIVEGSGGGSNGSVRISASPVLQSIQPGDDTTYTLFLTRTNFDGEVDVTVTGAPFGVEAEADPDSVEGDVTQLIVTSDNSVAPGTYTLHIEGAASGATVIGTQVQLVIGNGGGGTGGTVTLSASPTSQTIRPGEDTSYTIFLSRVSYTGEVNLTVTGAPFGVEVEANPDSVIGNSTTLVVTSEASAAPGTYSLRITGTANGATVIATQVQLIIDNGGGGSGGTVTLSASPSSQTIAPGDDTSYTIFLNRNNFSGEVNLTVTGAPFGVEAEADPDSVFGNSTTLNVFTETSAAPGTYTLRIEGNASGATVTGTQVQLVIGNGGGGTGGTVTLSASPGSQTIAPGDDTSYTILLNRNNFSGEVNLTVTGAPFGVEAEADPDSVLGNSTRLVVTSESSAASGTYILRIEGTASGATVVATQVQLIIGNGGGTGGTVTLSASPTSQTIPQGEDAGYTIFISRSNFPGTVTLGVSGVPDGVTTEFSPASTTGNSSVLTVVVSADAVPGAYMLTIQGTATGVAINPIQVELVIPGGSNVRQVILSASPASQTVNVGGSTTYTVFLTRTNATGEVNLFVDNVPDGVEAEFTNDSPTGNTTQLQISVENTAQPGTYVLIIGGEATGAEVISTQVTLIIQR